NNNNNNNNNNNNNNNNNNNNNNNNNNNNNNNNNNNNNNNNNNNNNNNNNNNNNNNNNNNNNNNNNNNNNNNNNNNNNNNNNNNNNNNNNNNNNNNNNNNNNNNNNNNNNNNNNNNNNNNNNNNNNNNNNNNNNNNNNNNNNNNNNNNNNNNNNNNNNNNNNNNNNNNNNNNNNNNNNNNNNNNNNNNNNNNNNNNNNNNNNNNNNNNNNNNNNNNNNNNNNNNNNNNNNNNNNNNNNNNNNNNNNNNNNNNNNNNNNNNNNNNNNNNNNNNNNNNNNNNNNNNNNNNNNNNNNNNNNNNNNNNNNNNNNNNNNNNNNNNNNNNNNNNNNNNNNNNNNNNNNNNNNNNNNNNNNNNNNNNNNNNNNNNNNNNNNNNNNNNNNNNNNNNNNNNNNNNNNNNNNNNNNNNNNNNNNNNNNNNNNNNNNNNNNNNNNNNNNNNNNNNNNNNNNNNNNNNNNNNNNNNNNNNNNNNNNNNNNNNNNNNNNNNNNNNNNNNNNNNNNNNNNNNNNNNNNNNNNNNNNNNNNNNNNNNNNNNNNNNNNNNNNNNNNNNNNNNNNNNNNNNNNNNNNNNNNNNNNNNNNNNNNNNNNNNNNNNNNNNNNNNNNNNNNNNNNNNNNNNNNNNNNNNNNNNNNNNNNNNNNNNNNNNNNNNNNNNNNNNNNNNNNNNNNNNNNNNNNNNNNNNNNNNNNNNNNNNNNNNNNNNNNNNNNNNNNNNNNNNNNNNNNNNNNNNNNNNNNNNNNNNNNNNNNNNNNNNNNNNNNNNNNNNNNNNNNNNNNNNNNNNNNNNNNNNNNNNNNNNNNNNNNNNNNNNNNNNNNNNNNNNNNNNNNNNNNNNNNNNNNNNNNNNNNNNNNNNNNNNNNNNNNNNNNNNNNNNNNNNNNNNNNNNNNNNNNNNNNNNNNNNNNNNNNNNNNNNNNNNNNNNNNNNNNNNNNNNNNNNNNNNNNNNNNNNNNNNNNNNNNNNNNNNNNNNNNNNNNNNNNNNNNNNNNNNNNNNNNNNNNNNNNNNNNNNNNNNNNNNNNNNNNNNNNNNNNNNNNNNNNNNNNNNNNNNNNNNNNNNNNNNNNNNNNNNNNNNNNNNNNNNNNNNNNNNNNNNNNNNNNNNNNNNNNNNNNNNNNNNNNNNNNNNNNNNNNNNNNNNNNNNNNNNNNNNNNNNNNNNNNNNNNNNNNNNNNNNNNNNNNNNNNNNNNNNNNNNNNNNNNNNNNNNNNNNNNNNNNNNNNNNNNNNNNNNNNNNNNNNNNNNNNNNNNNNNNNNNNNNNNNNNNNNNNNNNNNNNNNNNNNNNNNNNNNNNNNNNNNNNNNNNNNNNNNNNNNNNNNNNNNNNNNNNNNNNNNNNNNNNNNNNNNNNNNNNNNNNNNNNNNNNNNNNNNNNNNNNNNNNNNNNNNNNNNNNNNNNNNNNNNNNNNNNNNNNNNNNNNNNNNNNNNNNNNNNNNNNNNNNNNNNNNNNNNNNNNNNNNNNNNNNNNNNNNNNNNNNNNNNNNNNNNNNNNNNNNNNNNNNNNNNNNNNNNNNNNNNNNNNNNNNNNNNNNNNNNNNNNNNNNNNNNNNNNNNNNNNNNNNNNNNNNNNNNNNNNNNNNNNNNNNNNNNNNNNNNNNNNNNNNNNNNNNNNNNNNNNNNNNNNNNNNNNNNNNNNNNNNNNNNNNNNNNNNNNNNNNNNNNNNNNNNNNNNNNNNNNNNNNNNNNNNNNNNNNNNNNNNNNNNNNNNNNNNNNNNNNNNNNNNNNNNNNNNNNNNNNNNNNNNNNNNNNNNNNNNNNNNNNNNNNNNNNNNNNNNNNNNNNNNNNNNNNNNNNNNNNNNNNNNNNNNNNNNNNNNNNNNNNNNNNNNNNNNNNNNNNNNNNNNNNNNNNNNNNNNNNNNNNNNNNNNNNNNNNNNNNNNNNNNNNNNNNNNNNNNNNNNNNNNNNNNNNNNNNNNNNNNNNNNNNNNNNNNNNNNNNNNNNNNNNNNNNNNNNNNNNNNNNNNNNNNNNNNNNNNNNNNNNNNNNNNNNNNNNNNNNNNNNNNNNNNNNNNNNNNNNNNNNNNNNNNNNNNNNNNNNNNNNNNNNNNNNNNNNNNNNNNNNNNNNNNNNNNNNNNNNNNNNNNNNNNNNNNNNNNNNNNNNNNNNNNNNNNNNNNNNNNNNNNNNNNNNNNNNNNNNNNNNNNNNNNNNNNNNNNNNNNNNNNNNNNNNNNNNNNNNNNNNNNNNNNNNNNNNNNNNNNNNNNNNNNNNNNNNNNNNNNNNNNNNNNNNNNNNNNNNNNNNNNNNNNNNNNNNNNNNNNNNNNNNNNNNNNNNNNNNNNNNNNNNNNNNNNNNNNNNNNNNNNNNNNNNNNNNNNNNNNNNNNNNNNNNNNNNNNNNNNNNNNNNNNNNNNNNNNNNNNNNNNNNNNNNNNNNNNNNNNNNNNNNNNNNNNNNNNNNNNNNNNNNNNNNNNNNNNNNNNNNNNNNNNNNNNNNNNNNNNNNNNNNNNNNNNNNNNNNNNNNNNNNNNNNNNNNNNNNNNNNNNNNNNNNNNNNNNNNNNNNNNNNNNNNNNNNNNNNNNNNNNNNNNNNNNNNNNNNNNNNNNNNNNNNNNNNNNNNNNNNNNNNNNNNNNNNNNNNNNNNNNNNNNNNNNNNNNNNNNNNNNNNNNNNNNNNNNNNNNNNNNNNNNNNNNNNNNNNNNNNNNNNNNNNNNNNNNNNNNNNNNNNNNNNNNNNNNNNNNNNNNNNNNNNNNNNNNNNNNNNNNNNNNNNNNNNNNNNNNNNNNNNNNNNNNNNNNNNNNNNNNNNNNNNNNNNNNNNNNNNNNNNNNNNNNNNNNNNNNNNNNNNNNNNNNNNNNNNNNNNNNNNNNNNNNNNNNNNNNNNNNNNNNNGttgtccctcctatacttcctgcctggctaattgccaatcagcatttatttaaaacataattgacagaatatagacaattgtcccacaccacttccccctcttttttttttaaaaaaaaaaacaagaacatccatagtccatctttggggggaatgtgggagtagttttccaggctacttcctgcttgttgggggtactgataatcttatggggacctaaagaaaatttagaattataatcaagtcctgactggagtatcctgtgagttttgatcatctcaggcagcagtgttgaatctgttctggatgtagaactcagatatccatACCAtttgttcctaccagagatttttcagatggtcttccttgatcaaacctgatttttcttaactcagaatgaatccacagcctctcatttcctgtggaaacaaaagtaaaatcttttctccaaagtaacataccttttgacttcaattttgaagtcaaggtNNNNNNNNNNNNNNNNNNNNNNNNNNNNNNNNNNNNNNNNNNNNNNNNNNNNNNNNNNNNNNNNNNNNNNNNNNNNNNNNNNNNNNNNNNNNNNNNNNNNNNNNNNNNNNNNNNNNNNNNNNNNNNNNNNNNNNNNNNNNNNNNNNNNNNNNNNNNNNNNNNNNNNNNNNNNNNNNNNNNNNNNNNNNNNNNNNNNNNNNNNNNNNNNNNNNNNNNNNNNNNNNNNNNNNNNNNNNNNNNNNNNNNNNNNNNNNNNNNNNNNNNNNNNNNNNNNNNNNNNNNNNNNNNNNNNNNNNNNNNNNNNNNNNNNNNNNNNNNNNNNNNNNNNNNNNNNNNNNNNNNNNNNNNNNNNNNNNNNNNNNNNNNNNNNNNNNNNNNNNNNNNNNNNNNNNNNNNNNNNNNNNNNNNNNNNNNNNNNNNNNNNNNNNNNNNNNNNNNNNNNNNNNNNNNNNNNNNNNNNNNNNNNNNNNNNNNNNNNNNNNNNNNNNNNNNNNNNNNNNNNNNNNNNNNNNNNNNNNNNNNNNNNNNNNNNNNNNNNNNNNNNNNNNNNNNNNNNNNNNNNNNNNNNNNNNNNNNNNNNNNNNCACCAAACCCaactgctctctttcttttttattttaatgactttaacCTTGTTCTTTACTCTCCcaagcttgcatatatttttaacacagtgtAAACCCCtcagaggttttctttgtctttgaatctctctttactgcaTATATCTCTTTCTCTGACcaatgagtctttaatttgctaagtaatAAGGAGaggattaaagttgtggctttgacagctagatccagcccactccttggctttctgagattacaggctcaTGGCAGGGGTAccagccagagccatgtttattgccacaactctatggcatttccaGGTCCCAGCCAGCAAACAAGCTATAGCAGTCTGCACACAAACTACACTTAAATGCTCCATAGTTGGACCGCCtacctgaaagagtcagagtttgccctggcaggatgacccaaaaagccagcattttaaaatggcacagtttttttcctgctacagctgaaaataaaaaagcatgtggtcagattttcatcaacaccatttaagtgtttcgtggaaGGACCTATTTAATGAGTTGCAAGGTTTAACAGCTAAAGCTGAGccaggaagcttctcttaaacGAGAGCACTTGCCTTTAGCGAGCACAGCCCATCTGAGAatatgctgctatcaataagccatgcttaactccattttttttccgGAAAAATAACTCCCAAACCCCGGCAAGCCTTAAGGGGAAGCAAGTGGCCAAGCCGGGGCCAATTTTTGTCTGggtttcctgcctatacttcctgcctggatactggccaatcaatgtttattcaagaaataattgacaaaatatagacaattgtcccacaccagataGGCTAGAAAACTgttaacaaaaaatgaaaaaataaacaaagaagtgGGGAGTGTCATGGGAATATTACTGGGTCACTAGCACTTATGAATTGGCCTTCAATATACCACATCATTTCATGTACTTGTGAAAAACACCATCTTCTTTGCCATCTTCATAAAGGCTTGCTTGACTTGCTGATTCCTCAGGCTATAAATGAAGGGGTTTAGCATGGGGGCTACTGAAGTATTTAACACAGCAACTCCCTTAGTCAACGATGCTCTATCTGATGCCGAGGGCTTAATGTACATAAAAATGCAACTTCCATAAGAGATGGAGATGACAATCATGTGGGAAGAGCATGTGGAAAAGGCCTTGGTCCTCTGACTAGCAGAAGGAATCTTCACAATGGCTTTGATGATATATGTGTAGGACAGAAATATTAACATCAAAGTGAACATTAGGGTAAAAACAGCACAGGAAAACCCTATCTTCTCCAGGAATTTTGTATCTGAACAGGAAAGTTGCAGCAGAGGGAAATAATCACAGATATAGTGATCAATGATATTGGACCCACAGTAATCAAGTTGTATGACCAACATGAGTGCGGGAAAGATGATTAAGAAAGAGACCAGCCAGCAGACAAAGACAAGCATTGTGCAGACTTTCTG
The Microtus ochrogaster isolate Prairie Vole_2 unplaced genomic scaffold, MicOch1.0 UNK158, whole genome shotgun sequence DNA segment above includes these coding regions:
- the LOC101989845 gene encoding LOW QUALITY PROTEIN: olfactory receptor 6C1-like (The sequence of the model RefSeq protein was modified relative to this genomic sequence to represent the inferred CDS: substituted 1 base at 1 genomic stop codon), giving the protein MRNHTXTTEFILLGLSDDPKIQVVIFVFLFITYTLSITGNLTIITLTLVDSQLQTPMYFFLRNFSILEVSFTTVTILKFLGSIISGDKTISFNNCMAQLFFVILFGVTEFYLLAAMSYDRYVAICKPLHYLTIMSQKVCTMLVFVCWLVSFLIIFPALMLVIQLDYCGSNIIDHYICDYFPLLQLSCSDTKFLEKIGFSCAVFTLMFTLMLIFLSYTYIIKAIVKIPSASQRTKAFSTCSSHMIVISISYGSCIFMYIKPSASDRASLTKGVAVLNTSVAPMLNPFIYSLRNQQVKQAFMKMAKKMVFFTST